In Sebaldella sp. S0638, the genomic window AGTAGGCAGAGGAAGCGGAATAAATGACCTGACTCTGGAACATAAGAAAAATGTGGTAAAAGAATCTATAAAAATAAATGAGCCTGATAAAAGTGATCCGCTTGATGTACTGGCAAAAGTAGGAGGACTTGACATAGCGGCTATGACAGGGGCATTTCTGGGCTGTGCCAAAAACAGGATTCCTGTGGTAATAGACGGTCTGATATCAGGGGTGTCAGCTCTTCTTGCATATAAGCTGGCTGAGAATTCAAGAGACTATATGATTCCTTCTCATCTCAGCGAAGAGCCGGGGATGAAATGGCTGATGAAAGAAATGAATCTAGAGCCTGTATTTCTAATGAATATGAAGCTTGGAGAGGGCAGCGGGGCAGTGCTGATGTTTCCTTTTGTAGAGGCGGCCTGCAAAATTACAAAAGATGTGAGGTTATATCCTAATGTGTAAAGAAGAACAGCTGAATATATACTTTGTAAGGCATGGGGAGACTCTTTGGAATAAAGAGGAAAGAATTCAGGGCGAACTGGATTCACCGCTTACAATAAAGGGGATAGAAGATATACAAAAACTTGCCGGGAACCTCAGCGGCGTGGAGTTTGACGAGGTATACAGCAGTGAACTCGGCAGAGCTTATGAAACTGCTTCGATATTAAGCGATGGCAGACATAGAATAAAACGCCTGAAAGAGTTTAATGAAAAAAATTTCGGAGACTGGCAGGGAATGGAAATAAAGGAAATCTACAGAAAATATCCTATGCAGGCAGAATTTTACTTTAATGATATAAAAAACTATAATAATAAAGAGATAAATGCAGAAAGTCTGGAGCATGCACTGAGAAGATTTGTTCTGGGTGTAAGAAAAATAGTAAAGTCTCTAAGAACTGGAAATGTACTGGTAGTATCGCATGGGACAATCCTGAAACTTTTCTTTAATTATATTGATAATAAAGATGTAAATGAACTGAATGAAAAAGATCTTATGGAAAATACAAGTTTCAGAGTGCTGAAATATTGTGAGGGAAATTTGATGCTTTGACCTGTTTACAATGAGGATTTATAAACAGGAAACTTGATAGATATTAATTAATTTAAATATACATTAGTTAAGAGGGTGAACGTACATGTTTAAAAGACACAGAAGACTTAGAATAAATAAAAATATGAGAAATCTTGTGAAAGATGTATATCTGGACATTGATGATCTTGTATATCCATTATTTATAGAAGAAGGGGCAGATATAAAAAGTGAGATTCCTTCTATGCCCGGAATATACAGATATTCTATAGACAGGCTGAAAGAGGAGCTGGATGAAGTACAGGCATTGGGAATAAAAGCACTGCTTCTTTTTGGAATTCCGAAACATAAAGACGACAGAGCCGGTGAGGCATATAATGATCACGGAATAGTACAGGAAGCTTTGAGATATATAAAAAAGGATTATCCTGATTTTCTTGTAATAACAGATGTGTGTAACTGTGAGTACACAGATCACGGGCATTGCGGAATACTTGACGAAAACGGATATGTATTAAATGATGTGACATTGGAACTTTTAGCTAAAACAGCAGTTTCTCATGCTAAGGCCGGGGCTGACATTATAGCACCTTCGGATATGATGGACGGGAGAATCGAAAAAATAAGAGAAGAGCTGGATAAAAATGGTTTTGAAAATACACCGGTTATGTCTTATGCAGTGAAATTTTCATCGGCTTTTTACGGACCGTTCAGGGATGCGGCAGATTCTGCTCCAAAGTTTGGGGACAGAAAATCTTATCAGATGGATTACAGGGCAGAATTTGATGTGTTAAGCGAAGCTTTTGAGGATATAAAGCAGGGAGCGGATATGATAATAGTAAAACCTGCTCTTGCCTACCTTGATTTAATTGCAAAAATAAAGCAGGAATATAATATACCAATAGTGGCGTACAGTGTAAGCGGAGAATATTCAATGGTAAAAGCTGCGGCGCAAAATGGCTGGATAGACGAAAAAGCTGTAGTTATGGAAAAAATCTATGCTATGAAAAGAGCCGGAGCAAGTATTATAATTACATATTATGCAAAAAATATAGCGGAATGGCTCAGAGAGGAAAGAAAATGATCTGGCTGGTGGCAGGAACTAAGGATGCGAGAGTTATTGCCGGGAAACTTCTTGCTAAGGGGGCCGGCAGAATTCTGGTAAGTACTGCTACAGAATATGGAGGAAAGCTTTTTAATGATGAGCGGATAGAAGTGATTGATAAAAAGCTGGAATTTGAAGATATGAAGCTGCTTATAGATGGGAAAGGTGTAGATGTTATAGTTGATGCCAGTCACCCGTATGCTGTGAATGTGAGCAATAATGTGATGAAGGCGGCTGAAGATCTTAATATTAAGTATTTCAGGTTTGAGAGAAAAATGCTGGATTATGAAGGAGCGAAAAGATTCTCTTCGCTGGATAAAATAGTGAGGTATATAGGAGATACTTATAAGAATGAAAATATACTGAGTACTCTTGGAA contains:
- the hemB gene encoding porphobilinogen synthase, whose amino-acid sequence is MFKRHRRLRINKNMRNLVKDVYLDIDDLVYPLFIEEGADIKSEIPSMPGIYRYSIDRLKEELDEVQALGIKALLLFGIPKHKDDRAGEAYNDHGIVQEALRYIKKDYPDFLVITDVCNCEYTDHGHCGILDENGYVLNDVTLELLAKTAVSHAKAGADIIAPSDMMDGRIEKIREELDKNGFENTPVMSYAVKFSSAFYGPFRDAADSAPKFGDRKSYQMDYRAEFDVLSEAFEDIKQGADMIIVKPALAYLDLIAKIKQEYNIPIVAYSVSGEYSMVKAAAQNGWIDEKAVVMEKIYAMKRAGASIIITYYAKNIAEWLREERK
- the cobK gene encoding precorrin-6A reductase, whose amino-acid sequence is MIWLVAGTKDARVIAGKLLAKGAGRILVSTATEYGGKLFNDERIEVIDKKLEFEDMKLLIDGKGVDVIVDASHPYAVNVSNNVMKAAEDLNIKYFRFERKMLDYEGAKRFSSLDKIVRYIGDTYKNENILSTLGSNNLEDIKSVSDGNNLYIRILPTVSSVEKAEKLGFMAGKIIAVQGPFSKNLNKVILEDYNIKVLITKESGETGGEAEKIEACLEAGTEILVLERPEISYVNCFDDVDELVGNVLGI
- a CDS encoding histidine phosphatase family protein: MCKEEQLNIYFVRHGETLWNKEERIQGELDSPLTIKGIEDIQKLAGNLSGVEFDEVYSSELGRAYETASILSDGRHRIKRLKEFNEKNFGDWQGMEIKEIYRKYPMQAEFYFNDIKNYNNKEINAESLEHALRRFVLGVRKIVKSLRTGNVLVVSHGTILKLFFNYIDNKDVNELNEKDLMENTSFRVLKYCEGNLML